The Rhodobacter sp. 24-YEA-8 DNA segment TCGAGGAATATGGCGACAAGGTCGAGATCGCCTGGCAGGAATCGGTCCCCGAAGGCGCTGATGCCGAACGCGCGATCACCCAGTTCGCGCTGGATGGCTGCAATATCATCTTCACCACCTCTTTCGGCTTCATGGATGCGACCCAGGCCGTCGCGGCCCAGTTTCCCGATATCAAATTCGAACATGCCACCGGCTTCAAACGCGACCAGCCGAATGTCTCGACCTATGACGCACGCTTCTATGAAGGTCGCGCCGTCATGGGCACCATCGCCGGCCATATGACCAAGTCGAACAAGATCGGCTATATCGGATCCTTCCCGATCCCCGAAGTCATCCAGGGCATCAATGCCTCATTCATCCACGCCAAGAAGGTGAACCCCGATGTCAACATGTCGATCGTCTGGGCCTATACTTGGTTCGATCCGGCAAAAGAGGCCGATGCCGCCAAGGCGCTGATCGACCAGGGCGTCGATGTGATCCTGCAGCACACCGATTCCACCGCACCGCTGGCAGAAGCCGCCAAGGTTCCGGGCGTGATCGGCTTTGGTCAGGCCTCGGATATGTCGGCCTACAAGCCCTCGCCCCGCGTCTCGGCGATCATCGACAACTGGGCGCCCTATTACATCAAGCGCGTCGGCGCTCTGATGGATGGCACCTATGAGCAATCGGCGGCCTGGGAAGGCATCGCGGGCGGCGAAGTCGAGATCGGCGAGATCACCGAAGCCGTCCCGGCCGAGGTGAAAGCCGCTGCCGAAAAGGTTCGTGACGAAATCGCCGCCGGCACCTGGCACCCCTTCACCGGCCCGCTGAACAAGCAGGATGGCTCGGCCTGGCTGGCAGAAGGCGAAGTCGCTGATGACGGCGTGCTCGCCACGATGAACTTCTATGTCGAAGGCATCACCGGCGACATCCCGAACCAGAACTGATCGGGCTCACCCCTGAGGCCCGCCGCACTGGCGGGCCTTTTCATTTGCCCGCCGGCTGGCGCTGCGGTTTGTGCAGCGGGCAACATGGCGGGGCCGGGCTTGACTTCTTCTCATGAGGCGCGTTTTACCGGGGCCTGGAAAAACACCTCGGAAAGGGGACTGATGATGCACGCCTATCGCAGCCATACCTGTGCGGGCCTCGCACGCGCCAATGTCGGCGAAAATGTGCGTCTCTCGGGCTGGGTGCACCGGGTGCGCGATCATGGCGGCGTGTTGTTCATCGACCTGCGCGACCATTACGGTATCACCCAGGTGCTGGCCGACAGCGACAGCCCGGCCTTTGCCGAGCTGAACAAGGTGCGCTCGGAATGGGTGATCCGCATCGACGGCCGTGTGAAAGCGCGAGACGAAAGCCTTGTGAACGCAAAGATCCCGACCGGCGAGATCGAGGTCTATGCGACCGGCGTCGAGGTGCTCGGCCCGGTTGACGGCGACCTGCCGCTGCCGGTTTTCGGCGAAACCGAATACCCTGAGGAAACCCGCCTCACCTACCGCTTCCTCGATCTGCGTCGCGAGACGATGCATAAGAACATGATCCTGCGCTCGAATGTCGTGCGCTGGCTGCGCAATTCCATGTGGGATCAGGGGTTCAACGAATTCCAGACCCCGATCATCACGGCATCCAGCCCCGAAGGCGCGCGCGACTTCCTCGTGCCCTCGCGCCTGCATCCCGGCAAGTTCTATGCGCTCCCCCAGGCACCGCAGCAGTTCAAACAGCTGATCCAGGTCGCAGGCTTTGACCGCTATTTCCAGATCGCGCCCTGCTTCCGTGATGAAGACCCGCGCGCCGACCGCTCGCCCACCGATTTCTACCAGCTCGATATCGAGATGTCTTTCGTCACCCAGGAAGACGTTTTCGCGACCGTCCAGCCGGTGCTGCAGGGCCTGTTCGAAGAGTTCGGGGGGGCCGCAAGGTCTATGCCGACTGGCCGCTGATTTCCTATCGCGACAGCCTGAAATGGTATGGTTCGGACAAGCCGGATCTGCGCAACCCGATCAGAATGGTCGATGTGTCCGAGCATTTCCGGGGTTCGGGCTTCGCGATCTTCGCGAACCTCCTGGAGAATGAGGGCACCGAGATCCGCGCCATTCCCGCGCCGACCGGCGGCTCGCGCAAATTCGCCGATCGCATGAATGCGTTTGCCCAGAAAGAGGGCCTGCCGGGCATGGGCTATATCTTCTGGCGCAAGGCCGAAGATGGCTCGACCGAGGCTGCCGGCCCCATCGCCAAAGCCATCGGTGCAGAGCGGACCGAAGCCATCCGCAACTCACTGGGTCTCGATGTCGGCGACGCCGTCTTCTTCCTCGGCGGCAAGCCCGATGTGTTTGAATCGGTCGCAGGCCGCGCCAGGAACGAGATCGGCCGCGAGCTGAAGCTGACCGAAGAAAACAGCTTCCGCTTTGCCTGGATCGTCGATTTCCCGATGTATGAGAAGACCGACGAGGGCAAGATCGACTTCTCCCACAACCCCTTCTCGATGCCGCAGGGCGGGCTTGAGGCGCTGTCGGGCGATCCGCTGAATGTCTATGCCTATCAGTATGATCTGGCCTGCAATGGCTATGAGATCATCTCGGGCGGCATCCGCAACCATAAGCCGGAAATCATGTATAAGGCGTTTGAACTCGCTGGTTACCCGAATTCCGAGGTCGACAAGCGGTTCGGCGGCATGGTCAAGGCGTTCAAATATGGCGCGCCGCCCCATGGTGGCTGTGCGGCAGGGATCGACCGGCTGGTGATGCTGCTGGCCGATACCACCAATATCCGCGAGGTTATCATGTTCCCGATGAACCAGCGCGCCGAAGACCTGCTGATGAACGCGCCTTCTGATCCGACGAATGATCAGCTGCGCGAATTGCGCCTCAGGGTGATCCCGAAGGACGCATGATGTATCAGACCACGGTCCCCGTCTTTCGCCATTCCCTTTCGCGCATTGCGGATATGGTGGCGATTGCGGGGCCCGAGGCGCTGGATCAGCCCTTCCAGGACATGACGGCCCGCCAGCGATTTTCCATCGCGGCGGGCCTTTCCATTGAGATCTGCTTCCCATTGGCAGGGCGAGAGCTGCCGGATTTGCCAGAGGCGCTCGGGCCGCGTCTTGCAGTGGCGCGGGCCTTGCTGGGCGGCATGAAGCCAACCGAGTTTGACCCCGACCCGTCTCGCAGGATCCGGCGGCAGATCAACGGGATTCCCCTGGATCTTTCCGCCGGAAACTTCCTGCACCTCTTTGGCATGCCCTCGTTTTACTTCCAGATGGCGCTTGGCTATGCCGGGCTGCGGGCGGCGGGTGTCACCCTGAGCGAGGCGGATTTCAACGGGTTCGGCGCTCCATCACCCTAAGGCCAGTCATGCTCTGAAAATCAGTCCAGATCCCGTGACTTCTTGCCCGCGGCAAGGACGCTGCCTAGCCTCGCTCCGGACAGTCAGCGGAGGGCGGGCAATGCAGAATGATCAGACCAAACCGGGGCCGGTCTGGGGCGAAGCCCTGCCCGACTGGACGCCGCCGCCATCGCCTGCGAGTCTCGCACTCGAAGGGCGCAATGTGCGGCTCGAGCCGCTTTCGGCCTGGCAACATGCGGCCGAGCTTCATGACAGTTTCGCCGGCCATGACCGGCTCTGGGACTATATGGGCTACGGGCCTTTCGCCACGGCTGCGGATTATCACCGCTGGACCGAAGCCTCTGAGGGCGACAGGGATCCGTATTTCCTTGTGCTGCGCGATCTGGAAACCGGGCGGGCCAGTGGGGTCGCCTCTTTCCTGCGGATCGCACCGGATAGCGGGTCGGTCGAGGTGGGCCATATCTGCATTTCACCCGTTTTGCAGCGCAAGGTGGCGGTGACCGAAGCGATGCATCTGATGATGGGCTGGGCCTTTGCCGCCGGGTATCGTCGCTATGAGTGGAAATGTAACGCGCTGAACCTGCCCTCGCGCAGCGCGGCGCAGCGGCTGGGCTTCAGCTTTGAAGGGGTCTTCCGCCAGCATATGATTGTAAAGGGTCACAGCCGCGATACGGCCTGGTTCTCAGTAATCGACAAGGAATGGCCAGCGCTGGAGGCAGCGCATAAGGCCTGGCTTGATCCGTCAAATTTCGACATCGAAGACCGGCAGAAGACCCGCCTCTCGGATCTGACACGCCCTTTGCTGGCGGTCCGGGATCCCGGGCTTTTGTGAACCGGGACGGATCTGAACGAGGGAACGAAACGCAAGAGCGGGTATCGGAAGGGCCCGAGCCCGGACCGGCCTGAGCCTTTGCCAATGCCAGGTCGCATGCGCGTTTGCGCCTGGTGCTTTCCTGCGGACGGTTATAACACTCGCTCGTCTTTTAAGCGGCTGCCCTGTGGTAGAAGTCTTGCACGGACCGGCGTAACCCATTGCAAAATATTCGTTTTCTAAGAACATCAGCGTCAATCTCATGTAACCGGTGCCCTCCCTCATCTCCATGCGATTTTTGCAGCCGCCTTCCCGGGCCAGCAGCCGGAGAAACCATCCACCCGGCTCTCGCGGAAGACGGCCCCTCATGCCCGGCCCCCTCAGACCCAGCCCTGCCGCGTGCTGCCGGAGCTTTTACCAGGTGGCAGGAAAGCCGGCATCTGCCGGATCTTTTCGCTGAGGATCGCCCGGATAGGACCGGGATCGCCATTGCGGCTGACCGCTTCGGCCGCGGATTTCAGCGCCTCATCGCCACTTTGCAGCGCGAGGCCGGCCAGAAATCCGCGCAGCCAGTCGCGGGTGGCCTGTGCTGTGGGGGCATGCTGCAATCTGGCCTCGGCAAGCCGCAGATCATCGCGCAGCGCCATCGGATCGGGTTCCACAGCAGCGGGGTCGCCCCCACCGCCAGGCGCGCCGCGCAGATGCCGGTCGCACAGATGCGCCAGAACTGCCGCCTGAAACCCGGCAAGATCGGGCAGCGGCTTGCCGAGATAGCCCGCGGCCCCCGCCCGCATCGCCCGCGTCATCCCGTCGCTGTCGGCGCTGGTTCCCAGCACCACCGGCCCGCCTGTCCCGCTCAGGCCGCTGATCAGATCTTCGCCCCGCCCATCGGGCAGACCCAGATCGACAATCATCAGATCCGGCCGGTAGATCCCCAGATGTGAGGCCGCAGCCGCCAGGCTTTCCGCCCGCCTGAGACGCGCGCCCGAGCGCTGGTACATCAGCCGCAACGCCTCGCTGGCAAAGCGGCTGTCTTCCACCGCAAGCACCGTCAGCCCCCGCAGGGGCAGCGACAGGGCGACAGGCAGAAGACCGGGCAATACAACCGGACTGGCGGGAAGACGGCTGGCCATAGGGCTGATCCTTTCGCGGCGGCGGTCGGGGTGATTCTCTCCCTCCAGCCTCGCAGATCTCTGATGAAGCCTGCGTTAACAGAGGCCTCTCTCCCCCTTGCCCCGCCCTGCCCCGGCGCGCATAAGTCCAGGAGACCCTACATGAAGCAGGAGAAGCCGATGATCGGACGTCTGAACCATGTCGCCATTGCCGTGCCCGATCTTGAAGCCGCCGCGCGCCAGTATCGCGACACGCTTGGCGCAAAAGTCGGCGCCCCTCAGGATGAACCCGATCATGGCGTGACGGTGATCTTCATCGAATTGCCGAATACCAAGATCGAACTGCTGTATCCGCTGGGCGAAAACTCTCCGATCAATGGCTTTCTGGAAAAGAACCCTTCGGGCGGCATTCACCATATCTGCTATGAGGTCGAGGATATAATCGCGGCCCGTGACCGGCTGAAGGCGCAGGGTGCGCGGGTGCTGGGCAATGGCGAGCCGAAGATTGGCGCCCATGGCAAACCCGTCCTTTTCCTGCATCCCAAGGATTTCAACGGCTGTCTTGTGGAGCTTGAACAGGTATGAACCTCACCTCTGGCGTCGTCCTCTTCGCGGTCACCTGGTTTCTGACCTTCTACATCGTGCTGATGCTGCGCACCCGCACCCAGGCCGAGGCGGGCGATATCGTTCCGGGCACCCCCGCCGGGGCGCCGGCCGAAGAAAATATCGGCCGCTCGGCCCTGATCGCCACGGGCTTTGCACTGGTGATCTGGGGGGCGATGGCGGCGGTGATCCTCTGGGGCGGCATCACCATCGAAGACCTTGATTTCCGGGGTATTCTGGAGCCGAAAGACAGCGTGCAAACGCCGGCATCCTGACAGGCCCACACCGCGCCCAAGCGGTGGAAAGCAGAAGTGTTCCAGGCCATTCCCATGAAGGGCGCGGCCTGGATCAGCGCAGACAGGACAAAAATCAGCGCGGCCGGCAGCGCCTGAGGGGGATCAGGCCGGCCCGAGCCCCCATTGCACCACCCGCGCAGGATCCGGGCGCGGCCGGTCGGGAAACGCATGCGCGGCTGTGCCGATATGGATGATGCCCGCCACGGTCTCGGCGCCCTGGCAGCCAAAGGCCCGCGCCCGGAACACCGCATCATGTGCCGGCCAGCCGCTGAGCCAGTTCGCCCCCCAGCCCGAGGCCGTCGCCACCGACAAAAGCGACATGCACAGCGCGCCCGCAGACAGCACCTGCTCTTCCACAGGGATCTTATCCGAGGCTTTCGGCGCGGAAATCACCACCACCGCCAGATGGCCGCGATCATACTGGCCGCGCCCCTTTTCAAGTTTTTCCGCATCCGCTCCCATCTCTTTCGCCCGTGCCTCGGCCAGATCGGCGAGGCGGGTGAAATCGGGTTTTTCCAGCACGATCAGGCGCCAGGGCTCCAGCTTGCCATGATCGGGCACCCGGAGCGCCAGCTGCAGCATCGCGGTCAGCTCGTCCCGCGACGGCACCGGCGGGTTAAACATCCTGGCCGGCTGCGACAGGCGGGTGGCCAGGAAATCCAGCGCGGCGGTGTTTTTGTTGGTCATCATGCTCTCCTTTGCGGTGCAGCCCCCTGTCACGGCCAGCCGGAAAGCGCGGACGGTCGGGGGAATCTGACCGGCGGACCTTGCCGTCATTTGCCGATGAGGTGAAGCCTTGCTGTGACATCACCCCGGCGCGGCAAAGCGCGCCTCGTGATCGAGCAGCCATCGCTTGCGTTCCAGCCCGCCAGCATAGCCCGTCAATGCGCCATCCGCACCGACAAGCCGGTGGCAGGGCAGGATCAGGTTGAACGGGTTGCTGCCATTCGCACGCCCCACTGCCCGCGCCGCGCCCGGCCTGCCGATCCGGAGCGCCTGTTCGCCATAGGTCACCGGTCTGCCGGGCGGGATGCGGCGCAAGGCCGCCCAGGCGAGGTTCTGGAACGGGCTGCCCGTCAGACAGACCGCGATCCCGTCTGTCGCCGCCAGATCGCCCGCGAAATAGGCCTCCACCGCCGCAGCCACCCGGCGCGGGATCGCCCCGGGTCGCAGATTGACCGGCCCGATGCGGCGCGAGAGCAGCCGGTGCAGCCGGTCCTCATGGTCCGCATATTCCGATGCCATCAGCCCGCCCGTCGCATCTGTGACCATGATCAGCGCACCCAGCGGGGTCGCGATGCTGCCGATGGTCAGCGCAGCGGCAGACTTACCGGTCAGGTCAGTGGTCGGATCTCCGGTCTGATCATCGGGCGTCATGGAAGATGATCCCAAGTGTATGCCTTTGCCCGGAGCGAATGCGGCTGACGCCATGACGAAGGTTGACACGGTAGCTGCCTCTTGTGCCCTCGACCGGCCGGTTATGCACCGCAAATGCGACCGCGTCACCCTGCGCCAGTGGCACCACCTCGGCCCGGCTCTGCATCCGGGGGCGTTGCTCGGTCAGCACAAACTCGCCGCCGGTAAAATCGCGCCCCGGCTCGGACAGAAGGAAGGCCACCTGGATCGGGAAGGCCAGATCGCCATAGAGATCCTGATGCAGGCAATTGAAATCGCCCGGCCCATATTGCAGGAGGAGCGGTGTCGGACGTGTCTGGCCGGCCTCATGGCAGTCGCGCAGGAAATCCTGATGGCGATCCGGATAGACCCGCCCTGCCCCCAGACGCGCGCTCCAGTCATTCGCAAGCCCGGCGAGATGCGGATAAAGCGCGCTCCGCAGCCCCGCGATCAGATCCGGCAGCGGATAGCGGTAATACTTGTATTCGCCCCGGCCAAAGCCATGCCGTGCCATGTGGATATGGCTGCGAAACGGCGCCTCTGCACCATAATCCCCGGCAAGATCCGCGCATTCCCCGGGTGAAAGAAGCCCTGGCAGAACCGCGCAGCCAAAACTGTCCATCCCGGCGGCAAAGGCGGCCCAGTCATATTGGCGCAGCCTGTCCACAGCGCCGGATGCGACATCAGGCGCGGGAACGGGCGAAGTGCTGACCTCAGACAGACCGCTCACAATCCACCCTCCTTTTCCAGCAGCGCGCGTTTGCGGGCAATGCCCCAGCGATAGCCCGACAGCGCGCCATCATTGCGGATCACGCGATGACAGGGGATAGCGAGCGCGATCCGGTTGGCGCCGCAGGCCTGGGCGACCGCACGCACCGCTTTTGGCGCGCCGATGCGGCGGGCGATATCGGCGTAAGAGGCGGTCTCTCCCGGCGGGATCTGCCGCAACGCCTGCCAGACCCGTTCCTGAAACGCGGTGCCCCGAATATCGAGAGGCAGATCAAACCCGGTCTGCGGCGCCTCAACCAGGCCCGCAACCCGGGCCACCAGCGCCTCGAATTCCGGGTCATCACCGATCAGCCTGGCGCGGGGAAAGCTGTCCTGCAGATCCCGGACCAGCGCCTCGGGGTCATCGCCCAGGGTAATGGCGCAGATGCCCCGGTCACTTTGCGCAACCAGGATCGCGCCAAGGCTGCTCGCCCCGACCGCAAACCGGATCTCGGCATCCTTGCCGCCATTGCGAAAAGCCGTCGGGGTCATGCCAAGCGCCGCGTCCGAGCCTTCGTAAAACCGGCTGCCAGAGCCAAAGCCCGCGCCATAGATCGCGCCGGTCACGCTGCTGCCCTTGTCGGCCAGCTCGGCCCGGACCTTGCGCCGGCGATGCGCGCTGGCCCATTGCGCCGGGGTCAGCCCGGTCACTGCCCGGAACTGCCGGTGGAACCACCAGGGGCTCATGCCGATCTTTGCTGCCAGATCCTGCAGCTTCGGCACCTCTTCGGAGGCCTCGATCAGCCGGCAGGCGGCGGCGACCAGCGCGGCATTCGCCTCGGTCACCGAGGGCCCACGCGGCGCGCAGCGCTGACAGGGGCGGTAGCCCGCCGCCTCCGCCTCATCCGGAAGATCGAAAAAGCGCACATTTTGCGGCTTCGCCCTGCGCGAGGGGCAAGAGGGGCGGCAATAGACGCCCGTGGTCTTTACCGCATAGACAAAGCGGCCATCAGCCGCCGCCTCGCGTGCCACCACGCTCTGCCAGCGCGGATCCTGTTCGGTCGCAGACGTGGTTGCGACAGCTGAATTACGGGTCGTCATCATGATGCCCCTCATGGTCCTGCTCATTACAGGATCAGATTAACCCCGTCATCCGGCATCCCCACTCCGATCCTTGCGGTCAAATTCGCGAGGTCTGACCCGGTCGGAAAATGCGAAGGATGCTGGCCTCAGAGCATAGCACAGGATCCGAACCGGAATGTACCTCCGGATCTGTGTCGCAGCCCGTATTGCGGTCTTCACCCTTGCCCGCTGCAGCGGTCAGGGGCTGACTGGCCGGAAGAGGCCGTGCGGCTGGCGCGGATCGCGGGATCCCGGCAAGGGCCGCTGGTGGTGGCCGGAGATGAGGTGTGGTCAGGGTTTCGGGCGGATCAGGTCGCTGACCTCAGGTAGCTGGCAGAACGAATCCCGTACATCGTGCAAGAGATTTGTACGAGCGCTTCGCAAATACGGTCATTTCGGTCGCGTAGTTTCCTGCATCGTCCGGCATCATCTCTTTGACGCAAAATGCCAAGATGCTGATATACAGGTATAAAATGGTGATCCCGACAGGACTTGAACCTGTAACCTGCCCCTTAGGAGGGGGCTGCTCTATCCAGTTGAGCCACGGGACCGTCCGCGCCTTCAATGCACAAAATCCCACGTCATGGCAACCTCCCGGGCTGACCAGGACGTGGGTTTTCTGCGGCAATGTGCCTTTGAGGGGTCAGACCGGCTCGAGAAGCCCTCTGCCCTTCAAAAGCGCCTCCACCCCCGGCATGGCGCCGCGGAACTTCAGATAAAGCTGTTCCGGGTCTTCCGAGCCACCGGCCGAGAGGATGTAGCGTTCAAGCTTTGCCGCCATTTCCGGATCAAAGGCATTGCCGGTCTCTTCAAAGGCAGCAAAGGCATCGGCATCCATCACTTCCGACCACATATAGCTGTAATACCCCGAGGAATATCCATCGCCGGAAAACACATGTGCAAATTGCGGCGTGGCATGGCGCATCGGGATCGCATGGGGCAAGCCGATTGCGGCAAGCACCTCGGCCTGTTTCTGCATCGGATCCTGGGGCGCGGGGCCGGAATGGAATTCCAGATCGACCAGAGCCGAGGCGAGGAACTCGACCGTGGCAAAGCCCTGATCCCAGGTCGAGGCCCCTAACAGCCGGTCGCGCAGATCTGCGGGCATCGCTTCGCCGGTCTGGTAATGGCGGGCATATTCCTCCAGCACTTCCGGCACTTCCAGCCAATGCTCGTAAAGCTGGCTCGGCAGTTCGACGAAATCGCGCGCCACGCTGGTCCCCGAGATGAAGCCATAGGTCACATCCGACAGCATCTGGTGCAGCGCATGGCCGAATTCATGGAACAGGGTCCGCGCATCGTCATAAGACAAGAGGCACGGATCTCCCTTGGCAAAGTTGCAGACATTGACCACGACGGGGCGCTGATCACCGCCAAGCCTGCGCTGCGACCGGATCGCCGAACACCAGGCCCCCGACCGTTTCGAACCCCGCGCGAAGTAATCGCCAAGGAAAACCGCGATATGGCGGCCGTCACGGGTCACTTCCCAGCCGCGCACATCCGGGTGGTAGAACGGCCCGGAGATCTCGCGGAATTCCAGACCGAAAAGCCGGGTGGCACAGCCGAACATCGCCGCCAGCATCGCATCAAGCGAGAGATAGGGCTTGATCACCGCCTCATCGAGATCATGTTCCGCAAGGCGCCGCTTCTCGGAGTAATAGCGCCAGTCCCAGGGTTCCAGCGGCCCGTCAATGCCATCCGCATGCAGCATCGCCTCCAGTATCTGGCCATCCGCCAGCGCCTTTTTGCGCGCAGGCGCCCAGACCCGCATCAACAGATCCCTGACTGCCTCGGGCGTTTTCGCCATTTCCGGTTCCAGCTTGAAATGCGCGAAATCCGGATAGCCGAGCAGCTTTGCCCGTTCTTCGCGCAAGGCGAGCGTCTCGGCGGCAATGCCACGGTTGTCGGTCGCCCCGCCATTGGCGCCGCGTTGCCCCCAGGCCTCCCATGCCTTTTGCCGCAGGGCGCGCCGGGGCGAGAATTGCAAAAACGGCACGATCAGCGAACGGGAAAGCGTCACCACCGGGCCAAGCCCGCGCTCCGCCCCCGCCGCGCGCGCGGCTTCGACAACAAAACCCGGCAGGCCTTCGAGGTCATCTTCGGCCAGCTCCATGAACCAGCTGCGCTCATCGGCCAGCAGATTCTGGCTGAAGCTGGTGCCAAGGCTCGCCAGCCGCGACTTCACGGCGGTCAGACGTTCCGCCGCCGCGCCATCAAGCCCCGCGCCCGATCTGACAAACATCTGCCGGTAGAGGTCCAGCACCCGCAGTTGCTCTGCGGTCAGTCCCAGATCCGCGCGCGCCTGCCAAAGCGCTTCGATCTTCGCAAACAGGCCCTTGTTATTGGTCACTTCCGAAGAAAATGCGCTCAGCTTCGGCGCCAGATCGCGCTGCAAGGCCTCGCGCGCCTCGTTGGAATCCGCACCGGCGAGATTGTAGAACACCCCCGCCACCTGATCGAGCTCACGCTCTGCCAGTTCCAGCGCCTCGATCACGCCGGCAAAATCCTGCGCCTCGCCGGCGCTGATCGCGCCAATACGGTCCCGCGCCGCCGCCAGTGCCGCATCGAAAGCCGGCGCGAAATCCTCATCCCGGATCTGTTCAAAGGGCGGCAGCCCGAAAGGGGTGTCCCATTTCTCAAGGAGAACATTCATCGCGACACCTCTTTCTTCAGATCCATTCTCTGTCTTTAAATATCCCGCGACAGGCGCCCCGCAAGGGGGGCCGGGGGCGGAGCCCTCTTTCCGGCGGATCCCCCTTTTCACCTGCGGCTGGCAGAGCCCCCCGGCTCAGGCCGCACTGCCAGCCGACGCTCGATCCAGCGCAGCACCAGCGACAGGCCCAGCGTCATCACCAGATACAGCATCGCCGCCACATTATAGGTTTCCATATAGCGGAAATTGGTCGAGGAGGCGACCTTGGCCAATTGCGCGATATCGGTCACCCCCAGCACCGCCACCAGCGAGCTGTCCTTGACCATCGCAATGAAATCATTGCCCAAAGGTGGCAGGATCAGCCGGAAGGCCTGGGGGAAGACCACCAGGCGAAAGCGTTGCCAGCGGCTCAGGCCAAGTGCATCGGCGGCCTCGACCTGGCCCTGATTGACGGCACCGATGCCGGCGCGGAAAATCTCGGCCAGAAAGGCGCTGTAGGCCAGCACCAGCGCAAGGACCGCACGCCACAAAAGCGGGAAGTCACGGGTGGTCAGGGGGTCGGCTCCGAAGAGGCCACCCACGCGGTTCACACCCAGGATCAGCAAAGGCGCCAGCGCGAAGGCCACATATAAAAGCAGGACCATCATCGGAATGCCGCGCATCAGCTCGACATAGAACCTTGCGATCTGCCTGAGCCAGATCCGCTGCGACAGGGCCATCATCGCCAGCACGAGGCCCAGAAGACAGGCACCCGCAAAAGCGGTCAGCGAGACCAGAACGGTGATCCGGATGCCTTCGGACAGCATCACCAGCGCGGCGCGGTAATGTTCATCCGAGAGGATTTCCGCGAAAAGCCACAACAAAAGCCCGCCAAGCGCCAGCAGCCACCAGGGAAAATCCGGCCCGGCTTCCTGCCTGCGACGCCCGCTCACCGGGCCTGGTCCGGCCGCTCTCAGCCGCCATCCCTGGTGTCAAAGAACCATTTGCGGTTCAGCGCCTCAAGGCTGCCATCCGCCTCCATCGCGCTGATCGCCGCATCGAAGGGCTGAACCAGATCCGAGCCTTTCGGAAAGATGAACCCGAATTCCTCTGCCCCCAGCGGCGCACCGATGATCTTCAGCGCCCCGCCCGAGGTATCGACATAGCCATGCGCTGCGGTGCTGTCCGAGAGAACCAGATCGACATCGCCGGCCTGCAGCGCCTGAAGGCCCGCGCCGAAGGTCTCGAATTTCACGATACGCGGGTTTTTCTCGTCGCCATCCAGCACGTCATAGACGCCCACATAAAAGGGCGTCGTGCCGGGCTGCGCCGCCATCAGCAAATCGCTGTCCGCTGCGAATGATGCCGCATCGGTAAAGCGGCTTTCATCGCCCCGGACAACCATCAGCATCTGCGACAGCATATAGGGCTGAGAGAAATCAACCGCTTCCAGCCGTTCCTCCTTGATGGTGATACCGTTCATCGCGACATCATACTGGCCCGCCGAAATCGCCGGGATCATCGCATCCCAGCTCGTATTCTCGTATTTCACCGTCAGGTTCAGCCGTCTGGCGATCTCGGTGACCGCATCATATTCCCAGCCGACAGGTTTGCCCTCGGGCCCGATATATTGCAGCGGCGGATAGGTGTTCTCGGTCGCAACCACGACCTCGCGACCGGCAAGATCCGGCAGCGTCTCGGCCATGGCCATCGGCGCCAGCGCCATCCCGGTCAGAAAAAAAGCAGCG contains these protein-coding regions:
- the ada gene encoding bifunctional DNA-binding transcriptional regulator/O6-methylguanine-DNA methyltransferase Ada produces the protein MMTTRNSAVATTSATEQDPRWQSVVAREAAADGRFVYAVKTTGVYCRPSCPSRRAKPQNVRFFDLPDEAEAAGYRPCQRCAPRGPSVTEANAALVAAACRLIEASEEVPKLQDLAAKIGMSPWWFHRQFRAVTGLTPAQWASAHRRRKVRAELADKGSSVTGAIYGAGFGSGSRFYEGSDAALGMTPTAFRNGGKDAEIRFAVGASSLGAILVAQSDRGICAITLGDDPEALVRDLQDSFPRARLIGDDPEFEALVARVAGLVEAPQTGFDLPLDIRGTAFQERVWQALRQIPPGETASYADIARRIGAPKAVRAVAQACGANRIALAIPCHRVIRNDGALSGYRWGIARKRALLEKEGGL
- a CDS encoding M3 family metallopeptidase; this translates as MNVLLEKWDTPFGLPPFEQIRDEDFAPAFDAALAAARDRIGAISAGEAQDFAGVIEALELAERELDQVAGVFYNLAGADSNEAREALQRDLAPKLSAFSSEVTNNKGLFAKIEALWQARADLGLTAEQLRVLDLYRQMFVRSGAGLDGAAAERLTAVKSRLASLGTSFSQNLLADERSWFMELAEDDLEGLPGFVVEAARAAGAERGLGPVVTLSRSLIVPFLQFSPRRALRQKAWEAWGQRGANGGATDNRGIAAETLALREERAKLLGYPDFAHFKLEPEMAKTPEAVRDLLMRVWAPARKKALADGQILEAMLHADGIDGPLEPWDWRYYSEKRRLAEHDLDEAVIKPYLSLDAMLAAMFGCATRLFGLEFREISGPFYHPDVRGWEVTRDGRHIAVFLGDYFARGSKRSGAWCSAIRSQRRLGGDQRPVVVNVCNFAKGDPCLLSYDDARTLFHEFGHALHQMLSDVTYGFISGTSVARDFVELPSQLYEHWLEVPEVLEEYARHYQTGEAMPADLRDRLLGASTWDQGFATVEFLASALVDLEFHSGPAPQDPMQKQAEVLAAIGLPHAIPMRHATPQFAHVFSGDGYSSGYYSYMWSEVMDADAFAAFEETGNAFDPEMAAKLERYILSAGGSEDPEQLYLKFRGAMPGVEALLKGRGLLEPV
- a CDS encoding amino acid ABC transporter permease, producing MSGRRRQEAGPDFPWWLLALGGLLLWLFAEILSDEHYRAALVMLSEGIRITVLVSLTAFAGACLLGLVLAMMALSQRIWLRQIARFYVELMRGIPMMVLLLYVAFALAPLLILGVNRVGGLFGADPLTTRDFPLLWRAVLALVLAYSAFLAEIFRAGIGAVNQGQVEAADALGLSRWQRFRLVVFPQAFRLILPPLGNDFIAMVKDSSLVAVLGVTDIAQLAKVASSTNFRYMETYNVAAMLYLVMTLGLSLVLRWIERRLAVRPEPGGSASRR
- a CDS encoding transporter substrate-binding domain-containing protein; this translates as MTPSQTFRMASAAFFLTGMALAPMAMAETLPDLAGREVVVATENTYPPLQYIGPEGKPVGWEYDAVTEIARRLNLTVKYENTSWDAMIPAISAGQYDVAMNGITIKEERLEAVDFSQPYMLSQMLMVVRGDESRFTDAASFAADSDLLMAAQPGTTPFYVGVYDVLDGDEKNPRIVKFETFGAGLQALQAGDVDLVLSDSTAAHGYVDTSGGALKIIGAPLGAEEFGFIFPKGSDLVQPFDAAISAMEADGSLEALNRKWFFDTRDGG